The segment TATGTTATGGGAAAAGAAGTTGTTGAATGGTTGTTTCTCTTCcctcactcattcacacacagtaaaagtaaaagtaaagtaactCACTGTGTATGGTGATGGAGGATATTTCGCTGTGTGGAGATGGAGGATGTCTATCTCCAGACCTTACAGCGTAAAAACATCTCACTTTAACCTCAGCGGGGGAACTCTGAcctgccagcagcagcagctcgctcCCTGACAGTGTCTTCTGACATGAGGAGATTTTGGTTTCTCCTCCCTCAGTGTAGAAATAACACTGAATCGCATCAGGTGGACACTGACAGTCCAGTGTgactgtgtctttctctgtgatCACCGGTCTACTCACTACCAGTTTAGGTTGAAGAAGAGCTGagagggtaaagaaaaacatttagttATATTAAGCTCTTAGTAGTTACATTAATGTCATAAAGTAAATGAAGTAAAGAAATTATACTGTTCAAGCAAACTGATTAAAAACGGTCAAATTAATAACAGCTCACAAAAAACTTTACATGCAGTGAAAACAGCAGAGctgaatgtgaaatgtaaaagatCAGACTCTGACCTTGAATTTGAATCTCGTGAAAGGAACCTGCTGGAAATAAAATAGATGCAATAATAAGTGATACTGTAGtctcataaacaaacaaaaactacaatatAAAAGCCAACATTGATAATTTCAAAATGTCTACCCACTGATGAAAACGATGAACAACACCAGTCCCACCATGACGAAGCTGTCCAGAATGGTTCAGAGGTACTTGTGTGTCTGAATACTGAGACTTCACGTACTAAATTCTCATTTTGCAGAATGAGGAAACCACAGCAAACCTCAGAAGTGAATCACCAACCCATACATTTACATCCTGTTTAAAGTAGCCTTCCTGGTGCATGTGCTTTATTGAGCTGAAAATAAACTACATTAGAGACAAACCTCTGAGAAAGATGGAACTTTGTTctgcattgttgttttgttgttcccAGATATACAGATATACAATTTCAGctcatatacatacatacatacatacatacatacatacatacatacatacatggaTTTATTCATGGTTGGATGTACTTGATCCCAAACTGGAAAACTGTGTCTTGATCCTGTTAATAATAGAATATTGGTGCAAACATATAATCAATGAAAGATTCCAGCCCAGGTTGGACGGGGTGTGACGTCAGCGCGGTCCCCTGATGGCTGTAATTGACAACCCCTGATGCATGGCACCTGACGTGATGTGATGCACCTGGTCTCATTCCACCGGAAGCAGCTGCATAAAGACGGAGACTGCAGCGGCAGGAAGCACGTGTCGCGTACTTTTACACTTTGGGGAGTCTGCACTGTGAGTCCTGTTGTGATGCCTCCTAAAAAGCCAGCAGCGGACTCTGCGGATGCGCCTGCGATATCCTCCAGCGACGCGCCTGTGGAGGAGAAAGTCAAAGCTAAATCAGGTCTGTGCGCAAACGCCAATGACTAATATttagtttctgctgctgctgtgtggccAGTGTTTGAACCATCCCTCTCTCCTATAAATATATCAACATATCGTTTGTTCTCTAGATGCTGCAGCTGTGCGTAAAATTGCAACTCATCCATCCACAGCCATTATGGTGAAA is part of the Hippoglossus hippoglossus isolate fHipHip1 chromosome 5, fHipHip1.pri, whole genome shotgun sequence genome and harbors:
- the LOC117761842 gene encoding uncharacterized protein LOC117761842 isoform X10, with the protein product MVGLVLFIVFITGSFHEIQIQALLQPKLVVSRPVITEKDTVTLDCQCPPDAIQCYFYTEGGETKISSCQKTLSGSELLLLAGQSSPAEVKVRCFYAVRSGDRHPPSPHSEISSITIHILTVTTSRNAKEHVSTSSPTPGKPDMRMWTLRALAVTAAFAVTVGFISLGLTFLCTTRKIGTEKPKRQEPQNEQSVIYHQYDTISEEPPASVPNNMVYSTLQPI
- the LOC117761842 gene encoding uncharacterized protein LOC117761842 isoform X9; the encoded protein is MVGLVLFIVFITGSFHEIQIQALLQPKLVVSRPVITEKDTVTLDCQCPPDAIQCYFYTEGGETKISSCQKTLSGSELLLLAGQSSPAEVKVRCFYAVRSGDRHPPSPHSEISSITIHRPPTSTPVTSIKGLTVSTSRNTREHAIFSSPTPGKPDMRMWTLRALAVTAAFAVTVGFISLGLTFLCTTRKIGTEKPKRQEPQNEQSVIYHQYDTISEEPPASVPNNMVYSTLQPI
- the LOC117761842 gene encoding uncharacterized protein LOC117761842 isoform X11, giving the protein MVGLVLFIVFITGSFHEIQIQALLQPKLVVSRPVITEKDTVTLDCQCPPDAIQCYFYTEGGETKISSCQKTLSGSELLLLAGQSSPAEVKVRCFYAVRSGDRHPPSPHSEISSITIHILTVTTSRNAKEHVSTSSPTPGKPDMMMWTLRALAVTAAFAVTVGFISLGLTFLCTTRRSGTEKPNRQEPQYEQWDIYHQYDTISEELSASVPNNMVYSTLQPI